One genomic window of Gallaecimonas sp. GXIMD4217 includes the following:
- a CDS encoding amino acid aminotransferase, whose amino-acid sequence MFETLKALPADPILGLLTAYNGDTNPNKIDLGVGVYKTEKGDTPIMESVYKAQQFRLEHETTKSYIGPAGDLGFNDKIARLVLGAEHEALERQFTVSTPGGTGALRVAAEFIKSCNPNATIWVTTPTWANHIGLFQAAGLKVAEYPYFDKASSSLDFDAMMAALAKVEKGDVVLVHACCHNPSGVDLNQQQWRAFAELAVERGFTPLLDMAYQGFGDGLDEDAFGLRHLASELPEVLLTSSCSKNFGLYRERIGAFTLIADSAVRRDVCSSVVLSVARSIYSMPPAHGAAIVDIILGSPELTALWQDELDAMRTRIADIRQLLQDKLHAKQDQKDFSFITRQYGMFSFLGISPEQVARLKDDYAIYMVGSSRINIAGINHDNVDYLTDAIVKVL is encoded by the coding sequence ATGTTTGAGACCCTGAAAGCCCTGCCCGCCGATCCCATCCTCGGCCTGCTGACCGCCTACAATGGCGACACCAACCCCAACAAGATTGATCTGGGCGTTGGCGTCTACAAGACGGAGAAGGGCGACACCCCCATCATGGAATCCGTCTACAAGGCCCAGCAGTTCCGCCTCGAACATGAAACCACCAAGTCCTACATAGGCCCGGCCGGTGACCTCGGCTTCAACGACAAGATAGCCAGGCTGGTGCTGGGCGCCGAGCACGAGGCCCTGGAACGCCAGTTCACCGTGTCCACCCCGGGCGGTACCGGTGCCCTGCGGGTGGCCGCCGAGTTCATCAAGAGCTGCAACCCAAATGCCACCATCTGGGTCACCACCCCCACCTGGGCCAACCATATCGGCCTGTTCCAGGCCGCCGGCCTGAAGGTGGCGGAATACCCCTACTTCGACAAGGCCAGCTCCAGCCTGGACTTCGACGCCATGATGGCGGCCCTGGCCAAGGTCGAGAAGGGTGACGTGGTGCTGGTGCACGCCTGCTGCCACAACCCCAGCGGCGTCGACCTCAACCAGCAGCAGTGGCGCGCCTTCGCCGAGCTGGCGGTGGAACGCGGCTTCACGCCGCTGCTGGACATGGCCTACCAGGGCTTCGGTGACGGCCTGGACGAGGACGCCTTCGGCCTGCGCCACCTGGCCAGCGAGCTCCCCGAGGTGCTGCTGACCAGCTCCTGCTCCAAGAACTTCGGCCTCTACCGCGAGCGCATCGGTGCCTTCACCCTGATCGCCGACAGCGCCGTGCGTCGTGATGTCTGCTCCTCCGTGGTGCTGAGCGTGGCCCGCTCCATCTACTCCATGCCCCCCGCCCACGGCGCCGCCATCGTCGACATCATTCTCGGCAGCCCCGAGCTGACCGCCCTGTGGCAGGACGAGCTGGACGCCATGCGCACCCGCATCGCCGATATCCGCCAGCTGCTGCAGGACAAGCTGCACGCCAAGCAGGACCAGAAGGACTTCAGCTTCATCACCCGCCAGTACGGCATGTTCTCCTTCCTGGGCATCAGCCCGGAGCAGGTGGCCAGGCTCAAGGACGACTACGCCATCTACATGGTCGGCTCCAGCCGCATCAACATCGCCGGCATCAACCACGACAACGTGGACTACCTGACCGACGCCATCGTCAAGGTGCTGTAA
- a CDS encoding peptide-methionine (S)-S-oxide reductase produces MGLSHVGLGGGCHWCTEAVFQALDGVAEVQQGHAAAAAPFDAFSEAVLVHFDERRLPLAVLIEVHLRTHACTSDHGLRQRYRSAIYSVDSGQEERARQLLAALARGFPAPLVTQVLPLVAFRPSPPKYQGYYRQDPDRPFCRSYIEPKLQLLLKAFGAFTRQK; encoded by the coding sequence ATGGGCCTGTCACATGTTGGTCTTGGTGGTGGCTGCCACTGGTGCACCGAAGCGGTCTTCCAGGCCCTTGACGGGGTAGCAGAGGTACAGCAGGGCCATGCTGCCGCTGCTGCGCCCTTCGATGCCTTTAGTGAGGCGGTGCTGGTCCACTTCGACGAGCGGCGGCTGCCGCTGGCGGTGCTTATCGAGGTGCACCTGCGTACCCATGCCTGTACCTCGGACCATGGCTTGCGCCAGCGGTACCGCAGTGCCATCTATAGTGTCGACAGTGGCCAGGAAGAACGAGCCAGGCAGCTGCTGGCGGCCCTGGCCAGGGGCTTCCCGGCGCCCTTGGTGACCCAGGTGTTGCCCCTGGTGGCCTTCAGGCCGTCACCGCCTAAGTATCAGGGCTATTACCGGCAGGATCCTGACCGTCCCTTCTGCCGCAGCTACATAGAACCTAAGCTGCAGCTGCTGCTCAAGGCGTTTGGGGCCTTCACCAGGCAAAAATAA
- a CDS encoding thioesterase family protein: MSRHQSEIKVRGFHLDIYQHVNNARYLEFLEEARWAMLEDRGELAWFQERGLAFVIVNININYRAAATMGQTLVIDTWLSKVGERSGVFSQEIRLQGTETVVADAAITFVCLDQKTGKPVPLEGELGGYLAQQLAA, translated from the coding sequence ATGTCACGTCATCAAAGTGAAATCAAGGTTCGGGGCTTCCACCTGGACATCTACCAGCACGTCAATAACGCCCGCTACCTGGAGTTCCTGGAGGAGGCCAGGTGGGCCATGCTCGAGGACAGGGGCGAGCTGGCCTGGTTCCAGGAGCGGGGGCTGGCGTTCGTGATCGTCAACATCAATATCAACTACCGGGCCGCCGCCACCATGGGCCAGACCCTGGTCATCGACACCTGGCTGTCCAAGGTGGGCGAGCGCAGCGGCGTATTCAGCCAGGAGATCCGCCTGCAGGGCACCGAGACGGTCGTGGCCGATGCCGCCATCACCTTCGTCTGCCTGGACCAGAAAACCGGCAAGCCGGTGCCCCTTGAAGGCGAACTGGGCGGCTACCTGGCGCAACAACTGGCGGCCTGA
- the ggt gene encoding gamma-glutamyltransferase, protein MRLSPLLLFLPALVLAKGEVREPEAATGLSERQAVTGQKLMMATANPLATQAGFEMLSRGGSAVDAVIAANLVLTLTEPQSSGIGGGAFMMIWDRQQQSLRMLDARETAPRAATPELFLTGDQAMDFFEALVGGRSVGVPGLIKGFWEAHRRHGKLPWPELFAPAIRLALEGFEVSPRLAKLLAIDLNPGLRQSETAREYFYPHGQPLKAGARLKNPALAESLLAIAEQGPQAFYEGPLAETMVKVVRGHKGNPGLLALADLKAYQPQWREVLCSPYRQYRVCGAPAPAGGLVVSQLLGLLDRLPAHKLASWNADSVHLFSQASRLAFADRNRYLADPDFVEVPAEAMLAPKYLDQRARLITDRDEPKVAGELLKRLDTASPELPSTSHLVAIDGDGNAVSMTASIEMGFGSTLMAGGFLLNNQLTDFNFVPRVNGERVANRAQGGKRPRSSMAPVMVFKGPQLQGLVGSPGGSRIINYVAKTLVGVIDGGLDIQQAISLPNVTNRNDYTALEKGTAAEAWVAPLKARGHQIKVQDLNSGIQGLWRLPDGRWQGGADPRREGMVLAQ, encoded by the coding sequence GTGCGACTTTCCCCACTGCTGCTGTTTCTTCCCGCCCTGGTGCTGGCCAAGGGCGAAGTCCGCGAGCCGGAAGCGGCCACCGGCCTGAGCGAGCGCCAGGCGGTCACCGGCCAGAAACTGATGATGGCCACCGCCAACCCCCTGGCCACCCAGGCCGGTTTCGAGATGCTCAGCCGCGGTGGCAGCGCCGTGGATGCGGTCATCGCCGCCAACCTGGTACTGACCCTGACCGAGCCGCAATCGTCCGGCATCGGCGGCGGCGCCTTCATGATGATCTGGGATCGGCAACAGCAAAGCCTGAGGATGCTCGATGCCAGGGAGACGGCGCCACGGGCGGCGACCCCGGAGCTGTTCCTGACAGGGGACCAGGCCATGGACTTCTTCGAGGCCCTGGTGGGCGGCCGTTCGGTCGGCGTCCCCGGCCTCATCAAGGGCTTCTGGGAAGCCCACCGTCGCCACGGCAAGCTGCCCTGGCCGGAGCTGTTTGCCCCGGCCATCAGGCTGGCCCTGGAGGGCTTCGAGGTCAGCCCGCGCCTGGCCAAGCTGCTGGCCATCGATCTCAACCCAGGTCTCAGGCAGTCCGAAACCGCCAGGGAGTATTTCTATCCCCATGGCCAGCCGCTCAAGGCCGGCGCCCGGCTCAAGAACCCGGCCTTGGCCGAGAGCCTGCTGGCCATCGCCGAACAGGGCCCCCAGGCCTTCTACGAAGGGCCCCTGGCCGAGACCATGGTCAAGGTGGTGCGTGGCCACAAGGGCAATCCGGGCCTCTTGGCCCTGGCCGATCTCAAGGCCTACCAGCCTCAGTGGCGGGAGGTGCTCTGCAGCCCCTATCGCCAGTACCGCGTCTGCGGCGCGCCGGCCCCGGCCGGCGGCCTGGTGGTGAGCCAGTTGCTGGGACTGCTGGACCGGTTGCCCGCACACAAACTGGCATCCTGGAACGCCGACAGCGTGCATCTGTTCAGCCAGGCCTCCAGGCTGGCCTTTGCCGACCGTAACCGCTACCTGGCCGATCCCGACTTCGTGGAGGTGCCGGCCGAGGCCATGCTGGCCCCCAAATATCTGGACCAGCGCGCCCGCTTGATCACCGACCGGGATGAGCCCAAGGTGGCCGGCGAGCTGCTCAAGCGCCTGGATACGGCCTCGCCGGAGCTGCCCTCCACCAGCCACCTGGTGGCCATAGACGGCGATGGCAATGCCGTGTCCATGACCGCCAGCATCGAGATGGGTTTTGGTTCCACCTTGATGGCCGGGGGCTTTTTGCTCAACAACCAGCTCACCGACTTCAACTTCGTGCCCAGGGTCAATGGCGAGCGGGTGGCCAACCGCGCCCAGGGCGGCAAAAGGCCGCGCAGCTCCATGGCGCCGGTGATGGTGTTCAAGGGCCCGCAGCTCCAGGGCCTGGTGGGCTCGCCCGGGGGCTCGCGGATCATCAACTATGTGGCCAAGACCCTGGTCGGCGTCATCGACGGCGGCCTCGACATCCAGCAGGCCATCAGCCTGCCCAATGTCACCAACCGCAACGACTATACGGCCCTGGAGAAGGGCACGGCCGCCGAGGCCTGGGTGGCGCCGCTCAAGGCCAGGGGCCACCAGATCAAGGTGCAGGATCTCAATTCCGGGATCCAGGGCCTGTGGCGGCTGCCGGACGGCCGCTGGCAGGGTGGGGCTGACCCCCGTCGAGAGGGCATGGTGCTGGCGCAATAG
- a CDS encoding tRNA-uridine aminocarboxypropyltransferase, which yields MAREKCPRCDRDQWHCICSLVSPVPAQSPVAILQFPKEAAHPLNTAALLKASLPDCRVWVGEAFDGEPAVDHFLAQAPLLLYPSEEALPLEELPRQPRPLLLLDGTWKKAYRLYQSNPALKGLTAVRLPDGVQGRYRLRKSPKAEGLSTLEAAAMVLAHLEPGLDVAPLYQAMDAMIERQLGRMPAELRQRYQP from the coding sequence ATGGCAAGAGAGAAGTGCCCCCGCTGCGATCGCGACCAATGGCATTGCATCTGTAGCCTGGTTTCACCGGTGCCGGCGCAAAGTCCGGTGGCCATACTGCAGTTTCCCAAGGAGGCGGCCCACCCCCTGAACACCGCCGCGCTGCTAAAGGCGTCTTTGCCGGACTGCCGAGTCTGGGTGGGGGAGGCCTTCGACGGCGAGCCGGCGGTGGACCACTTCCTGGCGCAAGCGCCGCTGTTGCTGTACCCCAGCGAGGAGGCGCTGCCCCTGGAGGAACTGCCCAGGCAGCCCAGGCCGCTGTTGCTCTTGGACGGCACCTGGAAGAAGGCCTACCGCCTCTACCAGAGCAATCCGGCATTGAAGGGGCTGACCGCCGTCCGGCTGCCCGACGGCGTCCAGGGGCGTTACCGGCTGCGCAAGAGCCCCAAGGCCGAAGGCTTGTCCACCCTGGAGGCGGCCGCCATGGTGCTGGCCCACCTCGAACCCGGCCTGGATGTGGCCCCCCTCTACCAGGCCATGGATGCCATGATAGAGCGCCAGCTTGGCCGCATGCCGGCCGAGCTGCGCCAGCGATACCAACCATAA
- a CDS encoding helix-hairpin-helix domain-containing protein → MKRSLVGCLLAATMLIASPLTAVANSTQEAAKATAAVGEMLNINSASAEEIARILKGVGAKKAAAIVEYRKLHGPFKSLEDLKEVKGLGNKLLAANADKIRFK, encoded by the coding sequence ATGAAAAGGAGTTTGGTCGGCTGCCTGTTGGCAGCGACAATGCTGATAGCGAGCCCGCTGACGGCGGTAGCCAACTCAACCCAGGAGGCTGCGAAAGCGACTGCTGCGGTTGGCGAGATGCTCAACATCAATTCTGCTTCGGCAGAGGAAATCGCCCGCATTCTCAAGGGCGTCGGAGCGAAAAAGGCAGCGGCTATTGTGGAATACAGGAAGCTCCACGGGCCTTTCAAAAGCCTTGAAGATCTCAAGGAGGTGAAAGGGTTGGGGAATAAGCTCCTGGCCGCGAACGCCGATAAAATTCGCTTCAAGTAA
- the rrtA gene encoding rhombosortase, with product MRRLYGPLSIAMVAILAAILPESGQSLLVYERSSLESLELWRLLTGHLLHTNGWHLLLNLGGLGLIAWLHGSYYNPLGWWLRLGYLALVISVGLYLWLPDLSWYVGLSGALHGLLLMGAAEDIKRGEQTGWWLLGGVIAKVFWEQLAGGSAQVTALIDARVVTEAHLLGVLAALPWVATRRGA from the coding sequence ATGCGACGCCTGTACGGCCCCCTTTCCATCGCCATGGTGGCGATATTGGCCGCTATCCTGCCCGAAAGCGGGCAAAGTTTGCTGGTCTATGAACGCAGCAGCCTGGAAAGCCTTGAGCTGTGGCGGCTGCTGACCGGCCACCTGCTGCATACCAACGGCTGGCACCTGCTCTTGAACCTGGGTGGCCTGGGCCTGATCGCCTGGCTGCACGGCAGCTACTACAACCCCCTTGGCTGGTGGCTGCGCCTGGGTTATCTGGCCCTGGTGATCTCGGTGGGTCTCTACCTGTGGCTGCCCGACCTGTCATGGTACGTGGGCCTGTCCGGCGCCCTGCACGGTCTGTTGCTGATGGGAGCGGCCGAAGATATCAAGCGTGGGGAACAAACGGGCTGGTGGCTGTTGGGCGGTGTCATCGCCAAGGTGTTCTGGGAGCAGCTTGCCGGCGGCTCGGCGCAGGTTACGGCGCTGATCGACGCCAGGGTGGTCACCGAGGCCCACCTGCTGGGAGTGCTGGCCGCCCTGCCCTGGGTGGCAACAAGAAGGGGGGCCTGA
- the rsuA gene encoding 16S rRNA pseudouridine(516) synthase RsuA: protein MRLDKFIAANSEFSRAQVKKLLRQGDVTVNGETVADPGLKLTETDEICLFGEPMREQGARYFMLHKPRDYVCSTDDPDHLSVLYLLDEQERYGLHMAGRLDLDTTGLVLLTDDGQWSHRVTSPKHECHKRYRVWLADPLPAGVEQQFLDGVQLKGERHLTKPATLKRIDDTEVLLTISEGKYHQVKRMFAAVGNKVVDLHREAVGPLELDADLAEGQYRPLTAEEIALF, encoded by the coding sequence ATGAGACTGGATAAATTCATTGCCGCCAATTCCGAATTCTCCCGGGCCCAGGTCAAGAAACTGCTGCGCCAGGGGGACGTGACCGTCAATGGCGAAACCGTCGCCGATCCCGGGCTGAAACTGACCGAAACCGACGAGATCTGCCTGTTCGGCGAGCCCATGCGCGAGCAGGGGGCCCGTTACTTCATGCTCCACAAGCCCAGGGATTATGTCTGCTCCACCGACGATCCCGACCACCTGTCGGTGCTCTACCTGCTGGACGAGCAGGAGCGCTACGGCCTGCACATGGCCGGTCGCCTGGATCTGGACACCACCGGCCTGGTGCTGCTCACCGACGACGGCCAGTGGTCACACCGGGTCACCAGCCCCAAGCATGAGTGCCACAAGCGTTACCGGGTCTGGCTGGCCGATCCCTTGCCGGCCGGGGTCGAGCAGCAGTTCCTGGACGGGGTGCAGCTCAAGGGGGAGCGTCATCTCACCAAGCCGGCGACCCTCAAGCGCATTGACGACACCGAGGTGCTGCTGACCATCAGCGAGGGCAAGTACCACCAGGTCAAGCGCATGTTCGCGGCCGTGGGCAACAAGGTGGTGGATCTGCACCGGGAGGCGGTGGGGCCCCTGGAGCTGGATGCCGATCTGGCCGAAGGCCAGTACCGGCCCCTGACCGCCGAGGAAATAGCCCTGTTCTGA